One window from the genome of Cyclobacterium amurskyense encodes:
- a CDS encoding OmpH family outer membrane protein, producing MEKSLKLLFLLTFLPIVLMGQKLGYVDTEYILNKHPDYKKIQGEMEALSAEWKKEAQNLEEAIQQMYSDLQGEQVLLTEEMYQERLALIREKQKEARAFNNRIFGDNGQLYQKQAELLQPLQSTIYDAIDRVSKRNGIAILFDKASSPTSIIYTDPRHDYSDFILEELGLEENN from the coding sequence ATGGAAAAGTCCCTGAAATTGTTATTTTTGCTAACCTTTTTGCCAATTGTGCTAATGGGTCAGAAACTAGGCTATGTTGATACAGAATATATTCTCAACAAGCATCCTGATTACAAAAAGATTCAGGGGGAAATGGAAGCCCTAAGTGCAGAGTGGAAAAAAGAGGCACAAAATTTGGAGGAGGCTATACAACAAATGTATAGTGACCTTCAAGGAGAGCAGGTTTTGCTCACCGAAGAAATGTACCAGGAAAGACTGGCACTAATTAGGGAGAAACAAAAAGAGGCCAGGGCTTTCAATAATAGGATATTTGGCGACAACGGGCAACTGTATCAAAAACAAGCAGAATTGCTTCAACCGTTGCAATCGACCATTTACGACGCCATTGATCGGGTCTCCAAAAGAAATGGTATTGCCATTTTATTTGACAAAGCATCAAGTCCAACGTCCATAATCTATACGGACCCAAGGCATGATTACTCAGATTTTATATTAGAAGAATTAGGATTAGAAGAAAACAATTAA
- a CDS encoding OmpH family outer membrane protein has protein sequence MKARIFLSAIALFCFGFVANAQDVKIGYTNVEYIMSLMPEMEQIDADIKDYSNQLGQQIQSKSAAFQRQMQEYQQGAAAMTEEARGIKQQELQKLEQEIRKFEQDAQASYQRKLQELLEPVQTKVYNAINSVAAENNYSHILSESAGQAPVLLYTKDNDPFTDLVLAKLGVEAPAAPAAN, from the coding sequence ATGAAAGCAAGAATTTTCCTATCAGCAATCGCCCTCTTTTGCTTTGGATTTGTAGCAAATGCTCAAGACGTCAAAATAGGGTATACAAATGTGGAATACATTATGAGCCTGATGCCAGAGATGGAGCAAATAGATGCTGATATCAAAGATTATAGCAATCAATTAGGTCAACAGATCCAATCTAAAAGCGCTGCTTTTCAAAGACAAATGCAGGAATATCAGCAAGGTGCAGCCGCAATGACTGAAGAAGCAAGAGGTATTAAGCAGCAAGAGTTACAAAAGTTAGAGCAAGAAATCCGTAAGTTTGAACAAGATGCACAAGCTTCCTATCAGCGAAAGCTTCAGGAATTATTGGAGCCTGTACAGACCAAGGTTTACAATGCTATTAATTCAGTAGCAGCAGAAAATAACTATTCTCATATTTTAAGTGAGTCTGCTGGTCAAGCACCTGTTCTTTTGTATACCAAAGACAACGATCCTTTTACAGATCTTGTATTGGCTAAGTTAGGCGTTGAAGCACCAGCTGCTCCAGCTGCAAACTAA
- a CDS encoding receptor L domain-containing protein gives MGKYPFSTVIAVIIMLSLGVSCKKDPLPDIRPIGNISLAIDIEGCAKSSLSSERINNIESIWLSIENDNGVIEGYPKKFEDFLFEDYTINLTIKDLPIENYTLSELFLMDNNGEVIYASPIINSKLSAIITNPLPLEFETLESQIGTITTTSLSTRCFTPEDFGVEEAEINFSVESANVGGTFEGDIEISTQKAIDELGAFCYTKINGGITISSSDEQLDLSPFRSIQQIGYLLIYTNPQLKSLKGFHSLSSLDHLTIHNNTNLTSLEGFSNLKEIKNRGSFTSNPKVTNFKGLENLNSVKNFLRIQDNYNLSSLNGLNNLTNCGTIHIWYNPKLRSIVDLEKLTSVGSIEFGSNSNLEPIWEIFRPLKEIKGLSLSNMEIDNFFNKFPEGFKITGSINLSKIHGLESLNGLPVGEELQEDLAIRDILKLESLEGLENLQSVGRNLLIDLHPNLTTLKGLDNLSYVGDRFTIKDNPKLDDLCALNKLFSDRLAYGFIINKNAYNPKLSDFKNGRCYKYYYLPASN, from the coding sequence ATGGGAAAATACCCTTTCTCTACAGTAATAGCTGTAATAATAATGCTTTCTTTAGGTGTTTCTTGCAAAAAAGATCCTTTACCAGATATCCGTCCCATTGGGAATATTTCTTTGGCCATTGACATAGAAGGCTGTGCTAAATCTAGTCTTTCTTCAGAACGAATAAATAATATTGAATCAATTTGGCTTTCAATTGAGAATGATAATGGAGTTATTGAAGGCTATCCCAAAAAGTTCGAAGATTTTTTGTTTGAGGATTACACTATTAATTTGACAATCAAAGATCTGCCAATAGAAAACTATACGCTTAGCGAATTATTCCTGATGGATAATAATGGTGAAGTGATATATGCTAGCCCAATTATAAATTCTAAACTTTCAGCCATCATAACAAATCCACTTCCTCTCGAATTTGAAACACTAGAAAGCCAAATAGGTACAATTACTACAACAAGTCTATCAACAAGATGCTTTACTCCCGAAGACTTTGGTGTAGAAGAAGCAGAAATTAATTTTAGTGTAGAATCCGCCAATGTTGGTGGAACATTCGAGGGCGATATTGAAATATCAACTCAGAAAGCAATTGATGAATTGGGGGCTTTCTGCTATACAAAAATAAATGGAGGTATAACGATTTCATCAAGTGATGAACAATTAGATTTATCACCCTTTAGATCAATACAGCAAATTGGTTACCTCCTCATATACACAAATCCACAATTAAAAAGTCTCAAAGGTTTTCATAGCCTGAGTTCTTTGGATCACTTAACGATCCACAATAACACTAATTTAACATCATTAGAAGGGTTTTCAAATCTCAAGGAAATTAAAAATAGAGGGTCTTTTACCTCAAATCCAAAAGTAACAAACTTTAAAGGTCTGGAAAATCTTAACTCTGTTAAAAATTTCCTGAGAATTCAAGATAACTACAATTTATCAAGCTTAAACGGGTTAAACAATCTAACAAATTGCGGAACAATTCACATATGGTATAACCCAAAGCTTAGGTCTATTGTTGATTTGGAAAAGTTAACATCTGTAGGTTCAATTGAATTTGGAAGTAACTCAAATTTGGAACCAATTTGGGAGATTTTTAGACCCTTAAAAGAAATCAAAGGCCTAAGCCTTTCAAATATGGAAATAGATAATTTCTTCAATAAATTTCCCGAGGGTTTCAAAATCACTGGATCCATAAACTTAAGTAAAATCCACGGTTTAGAAAGCCTTAATGGTCTTCCAGTTGGAGAAGAGTTACAAGAAGACCTTGCCATTAGAGATATATTAAAATTAGAAAGTCTAGAGGGTCTGGAAAACTTACAGTCTGTAGGAAGAAACCTACTAATAGACTTACACCCAAACCTAACAACCTTAAAAGGCCTGGACAATTTATCCTATGTGGGGGACAGGTTTACAATTAAAGACAATCCCAAACTGGATGATCTATGTGCTTTAAATAAATTGTTTTCTGATAGACTAGCCTACGGCTTTATCATAAATAAAAACGCTTACAATCCAAAGTTAAGTGATTTTAAGAATGGTCGATGCTACAAATATTATTATTTACCTGCCTCAAATTGA
- a CDS encoding amidohydrolase family protein produces MKNHFRTVTALSLIIVLFSSFYSMLFSQEMDFESYNPQSTLVVPENPVTRAKYPFVDIHSHQSNVNEELVAKLIREMDELNMATMVNLSGKRFSRNSDNNGAQEYMKAMIQQFNGQAPGRFIVFTNLSFNGFGNKEWKEKAVAELESDVKNGANGLKIYKSLGLNVKDVNGKRVPINHPDLDAIWAKCGELGIPVLIHAADPAPFWEPMDSNNERWLELKLRPNRKRGPDNPAPFEQIIAEQHAVFKKHKNTTFINAHMGWMANDLAKAGEHLDKYPNVNFGMAAVIAEFGRQPRAAKKFFIDYQDRILFGKDAYNKEEFYTYFRVLETEDEYFPYYKKYHAYWRMYGLGLPDEVLKKVYYKNALRIVPNMDKSLFPN; encoded by the coding sequence ATGAAAAATCATTTCCGTACAGTTACAGCACTTTCGTTAATTATTGTCCTTTTCAGTTCCTTTTATTCCATGTTATTCTCGCAGGAAATGGATTTTGAATCCTATAACCCACAATCTACCCTTGTGGTCCCTGAAAACCCCGTAACAAGAGCAAAATACCCCTTCGTAGACATACACAGTCACCAATCCAATGTCAACGAAGAACTGGTAGCCAAATTAATCAGAGAAATGGATGAACTGAACATGGCCACCATGGTAAACCTAAGTGGAAAACGATTTTCCAGAAACAGTGATAACAATGGCGCTCAGGAATACATGAAAGCCATGATCCAACAATTCAATGGACAAGCTCCTGGAAGATTTATCGTTTTCACCAACTTATCATTCAATGGTTTTGGAAACAAAGAGTGGAAAGAAAAAGCTGTAGCAGAATTGGAATCAGATGTTAAAAATGGTGCCAATGGATTAAAAATATACAAGAGTTTGGGCCTAAATGTAAAAGATGTCAACGGAAAAAGAGTACCAATCAACCACCCTGATCTGGATGCCATCTGGGCCAAATGTGGGGAATTGGGTATTCCTGTATTGATCCATGCTGCCGACCCTGCCCCCTTTTGGGAACCTATGGATAGCAATAATGAGCGCTGGTTAGAATTAAAATTACGCCCAAACAGAAAAAGAGGGCCTGATAATCCTGCTCCCTTTGAGCAAATCATAGCAGAACAGCATGCAGTTTTCAAAAAGCATAAAAACACCACTTTTATCAATGCACATATGGGTTGGATGGCCAATGACCTGGCAAAGGCAGGTGAACACTTGGACAAATACCCGAATGTGAATTTTGGAATGGCAGCCGTAATCGCTGAATTTGGCCGCCAACCTAGAGCTGCTAAAAAGTTCTTTATCGATTACCAAGACAGAATTCTTTTTGGAAAGGATGCCTATAACAAGGAGGAATTTTACACCTATTTCAGGGTGTTAGAAACCGAGGATGAGTATTTCCCTTACTACAAAAAATACCACGCCTATTGGCGCATGTATGGTTTAGGCCTTCCCGATGAGGTACTCAAGAAAGTCTATTATAAAAATGCGCTACGAATTGTTCCCAATATGGACAAAAGCCTATTCCCGAATTGA
- a CDS encoding IS3 family transposase: MAQLCELFGKSRQGYYKALNYIYRGAFEEEVVLSLVLKIRKKAKTSRWGLRKINPLIQKDLIGMKIKIGRDKLFDLLRVNGLLVTKRKRKFFTTQSHHWLRKYHNLVENMVVYRPNQLWVSDITYLLLNGQVMYLYLITDAYSQKIVGWNLSLDLKAESALEALKVAFQSQENINHYSLVHHSDRGVQYCSYDYTDLLKKKKVWISMTKPASPHENAIAERVNGILKEEWLEDIAGETNINPKKYIIKIIKIYNDMRPHESLGNLTPNQVHDEGFTRHDTERVIGKKYNWKKKTEPVKARSENSNAIGPNDYSLASCSSAELASALSWYCKLNETS, from the coding sequence TTGGCCCAACTTTGTGAATTGTTTGGCAAGAGCAGGCAGGGCTACTATAAAGCTTTAAATTATATTTACCGCGGGGCATTTGAGGAAGAGGTGGTCTTGAGTCTTGTTTTAAAGATCAGAAAGAAGGCCAAAACATCCAGATGGGGGTTGAGAAAGATAAACCCTCTGATTCAGAAAGACCTAATAGGAATGAAAATCAAGATAGGCAGGGATAAACTGTTTGATTTGCTTCGAGTGAACGGGTTATTAGTAACCAAAAGAAAAAGGAAGTTTTTCACTACCCAAAGCCATCATTGGCTTAGGAAGTACCATAACCTGGTAGAAAACATGGTTGTCTACAGGCCCAACCAGTTATGGGTTTCCGATATTACCTACCTTTTACTAAATGGGCAAGTCATGTATCTGTATCTTATTACGGATGCTTATTCCCAGAAAATAGTGGGCTGGAATCTTTCTCTGGATCTGAAGGCTGAATCAGCACTTGAAGCCCTGAAGGTGGCTTTCCAGTCTCAAGAAAACATTAACCATTATTCCCTTGTCCATCATTCGGACCGTGGGGTACAGTACTGCAGTTATGATTACACCGACCTATTGAAAAAGAAGAAAGTTTGGATCAGTATGACGAAGCCCGCTTCACCACATGAAAATGCCATAGCGGAAAGAGTAAATGGAATCCTAAAGGAAGAGTGGCTGGAGGATATTGCAGGAGAAACAAATATCAACCCGAAAAAATACATCATTAAAATTATCAAAATCTATAATGATATGAGACCACACGAGAGTTTAGGAAATCTAACACCTAACCAAGTACATGACGAAGGTTTTACAAGGCATGATACCGAACGCGTTATTGGAAAGAAATATAATTGGAAAAAGAAGACCGAACCTGTCAAGGCCCGGTCTGAAAATAGCAACGCTATCGGACCAAACGACTATTCCTTGGCAAGTTGCTCCTCAGCAGAGCTTGCCTCCGCTTTATCGTGGTACTGTAAGTTAAATGAAACTTCTTAG
- a CDS encoding HNH endonuclease, with protein sequence MKKYILSKAEEIITQAEEPEYESISVRDFLMEFDYATKYLPRFLKVRSFALYMLFFKRAYYSIGNRKIKLKISALGQNMLSNFGNPMSKDVVKRGINDLVKFGILEKLQRPGKINEYIVKLPSEIKAIKKLIKIEDTIEESIYGDSEEDILTDENKRNEILKRDNQKCFYCLCELKAPDFYLNHIHEKANGGYDWKSNLVSSCRTCNTVKNAENVDTILLSNLRKGLILKSEYLEQKSKLDKLKAEYQKVKENLGNIP encoded by the coding sequence ATGAAGAAGTACATTTTAAGCAAAGCTGAAGAAATAATTACGCAAGCCGAGGAGCCAGAATACGAATCCATCTCAGTTCGCGATTTCCTTATGGAATTTGATTATGCAACAAAGTATTTACCCAGGTTCCTAAAAGTCCGCTCTTTTGCACTTTACATGCTATTTTTCAAAAGGGCCTATTACTCGATAGGTAATAGAAAAATCAAGCTCAAAATATCCGCCTTAGGTCAAAACATGCTTTCCAACTTTGGAAACCCCATGTCTAAGGATGTGGTAAAGCGAGGAATCAATGACTTGGTAAAATTCGGTATTCTAGAAAAATTACAACGGCCCGGAAAAATCAATGAGTACATTGTCAAATTACCTTCTGAAATCAAAGCCATAAAAAAGTTAATTAAAATTGAAGATACCATTGAGGAAAGCATATATGGAGATTCGGAAGAGGATATTCTGACGGATGAAAACAAAAGAAACGAGATCTTAAAAAGAGACAATCAAAAATGTTTCTACTGCCTCTGTGAACTTAAGGCTCCTGATTTTTACCTCAATCACATCCATGAAAAGGCCAACGGAGGATACGATTGGAAATCCAATTTGGTCTCCTCATGTAGGACTTGCAATACTGTGAAAAATGCGGAAAATGTAGACACCATACTATTGAGCAACCTACGAAAGGGCTTGATACTGAAGTCTGAATACTTGGAGCAAAAAAGCAAACTGGATAAATTGAAGGCTGAATACCAAAAAGTAAAAGAAAATCTAGGCAATATTCCTTAA
- the rnhA gene encoding ribonuclease HI → MIKIYTDGASKGNPGNGGYGVVLLYKNLRKELSEGFRLTTNNRMELLAVIRGLEALKVEGIPITIYSDSKYVVDSVQKGWIWSWQKKGFKGKKNMDLWKKYIPLHMKYKPTFQWVKGHAGNPLNERCDELAVTAATGYNLPADEGYEAEQNAK, encoded by the coding sequence ATGATAAAAATATATACCGATGGTGCCAGTAAAGGCAATCCAGGAAATGGAGGCTATGGTGTGGTATTGCTCTATAAAAATTTAAGAAAGGAACTTTCCGAGGGTTTTCGCCTGACCACCAACAACAGGATGGAGCTCTTGGCAGTGATCAGAGGTTTGGAAGCATTGAAAGTAGAAGGTATACCAATTACCATCTATTCGGATAGTAAATATGTCGTTGATTCAGTGCAAAAAGGCTGGATATGGAGTTGGCAAAAGAAAGGCTTTAAGGGTAAAAAAAATATGGACCTGTGGAAAAAGTACATTCCCCTTCACATGAAATACAAACCTACTTTTCAATGGGTGAAAGGCCATGCCGGCAACCCTTTAAATGAAAGGTGTGATGAATTGGCAGTAACAGCCGCTACAGGGTATAATTTACCTGCAGATGAAGGTTATGAAGCTGAGCAAAACGCAAAATGA
- a CDS encoding tRNA1(Val) (adenine(37)-N6)-methyltransferase — protein sequence MKRSPNTYFQFKQFRVEQERCAMKVSTDAVVLGSLAVAKTIPDTILDIGTGTGVLALMMAQKYPVASIDAVEIDKEAFEQARQNVSFNKLGINIKVHQQAFQEFEPSNIEQYDLIITNPPYYSGQLQSSKQNINLARHEQGLNFTDLWTGIDRLLKTEGVIWLILPPNEMEAFKSLGTEKGFYANTQTLLQDRETSKVHRVIASFARIKPDEPEKSALVIKDANNAYTPEYIALLKDYMLHF from the coding sequence ATGAAACGCAGCCCAAACACCTATTTCCAGTTCAAGCAGTTTAGAGTGGAGCAGGAGCGATGTGCCATGAAAGTGAGCACCGATGCGGTAGTGCTTGGATCACTAGCAGTGGCAAAGACAATTCCTGATACTATTCTGGACATAGGCACTGGTACAGGGGTGCTGGCATTGATGATGGCGCAAAAGTACCCAGTTGCCAGCATTGATGCGGTGGAAATTGACAAGGAAGCCTTTGAACAGGCTAGGCAAAACGTTTCCTTTAATAAGCTAGGGATTAATATCAAGGTTCACCAACAAGCCTTTCAGGAATTTGAACCAAGTAATATCGAGCAATACGATCTCATTATCACCAATCCTCCTTATTACAGTGGTCAATTACAAAGCAGCAAACAAAACATCAATTTGGCCAGGCATGAACAGGGCCTTAACTTCACCGATTTGTGGACGGGAATTGATCGTTTGCTGAAAACAGAAGGGGTGATATGGCTAATATTACCTCCCAATGAGATGGAGGCTTTTAAAAGTCTTGGAACAGAGAAGGGCTTTTACGCAAATACCCAAACCCTTCTTCAGGACAGAGAAACCAGTAAAGTTCACCGTGTGATCGCTTCCTTTGCTAGAATAAAGCCAGACGAACCCGAAAAATCTGCATTGGTTATAAAAGACGCAAACAATGCCTATACCCCCGAATACATTGCTTTATTGAAAGATTATATGCTGCATTTTTAA
- a CDS encoding S41 family peptidase, whose amino-acid sequence MKNFIVFLFLLAAYYCQAQNDGKFNFDFESQKDKSSLSDGWFKWGDYNLSIDSLTYSGKNAVKITATDTGKFGCIAYPIPAIYSGKTLRLEGYMKIKNVTNGFAGLLLRIDGKEGILAFANMDDQKIKGTKDWQKYSITVNYPQKSETIYVAGILSGKGEAWFDDFYLTLDGENIETLTEAEIEEPKAILDTAFDKGSLLDLSVLTAEKTDDLELLGRVWGFLKYHHPEIAKGNYNWDYELFRFLPSYIEAKNEADRNKLIIDWIDSLNPLTNCTDCIPTDENAILKPDLTWIQNQDSALKDKLLSVYNNRSQGRHYYIQMTPSVGNPDFINENSYENMPYPDDGFRLLSLFRYWNMINYFFPYKHLMDSDWNIKLKEYIPVFLDTENELEYELAALQLIGDIQDTHANIWGGGDKINAWKGSNFPPVNLRFIEDKLVVADFYNEEHIENTGLKVGDIITKINGRPIKEIVNEKSKYYPASNEAARLRNISIDILRSNDDEVKIDFISEGAKENATSLKLYPKDSLDYFTWFRKNYNKSYRKLENDIGYVTLATIKQEDIENIKKDFKNSKGIIIDIRNYPSTFVPFSLGSFFVSSSTPFVKFTIGNINNPGEFSFTKNLEIPSTGKSYKGKLVVLINEFSQSQAEYTAMAFRAGDNTTVIGSTTAGADGNVSSLFLPGGLKTMISGIGVYYPNREETQRIGIVPDIEVKPTIEGIKAGRDELLERAIEIISED is encoded by the coding sequence ATGAAAAACTTTATTGTATTCCTTTTTTTATTGGCAGCATACTATTGTCAAGCCCAGAATGATGGCAAATTCAATTTTGACTTTGAAAGTCAAAAAGATAAATCCAGCCTTTCAGACGGCTGGTTTAAATGGGGCGATTATAATTTATCCATAGACAGCCTGACTTATTCAGGGAAAAATGCTGTGAAAATCACGGCTACTGATACTGGAAAATTTGGATGTATCGCCTATCCTATTCCTGCAATTTATTCCGGAAAAACCTTAAGGCTTGAAGGGTATATGAAAATCAAAAATGTCACAAATGGATTTGCTGGGCTCTTGCTACGAATTGATGGCAAAGAAGGCATTTTAGCATTTGCCAATATGGATGACCAGAAAATAAAGGGAACTAAAGATTGGCAGAAATACAGCATCACAGTCAATTACCCTCAAAAATCAGAGACTATATATGTAGCAGGTATTCTTAGCGGAAAAGGTGAAGCCTGGTTTGATGATTTTTATTTAACCCTCGATGGAGAAAATATTGAAACGTTAACGGAAGCCGAAATTGAAGAGCCTAAGGCAATACTTGATACAGCCTTTGACAAAGGTTCCTTATTGGATTTATCTGTATTGACGGCCGAAAAAACCGATGACCTTGAATTATTGGGTCGGGTTTGGGGCTTTCTCAAATACCACCATCCTGAAATTGCCAAAGGGAATTACAATTGGGACTATGAATTATTTAGATTCTTACCTTCTTATATCGAGGCTAAAAATGAAGCTGACAGAAACAAACTTATTATCGATTGGATTGATTCACTAAATCCATTGACAAACTGTACAGATTGTATACCAACTGATGAAAATGCGATACTCAAGCCGGATCTAACCTGGATTCAAAACCAAGATTCGGCGCTAAAAGATAAATTACTCTCTGTTTACAATAACCGTTCGCAAGGCAGACACTATTATATACAAATGACTCCCAGTGTAGGTAACCCGGATTTTATAAATGAAAATTCTTACGAAAACATGCCCTATCCTGATGATGGATTTAGACTTTTGTCTCTTTTCAGGTATTGGAACATGATCAATTATTTTTTCCCCTACAAACACTTAATGGATTCAGATTGGAATATAAAGCTTAAAGAATATATTCCCGTTTTCTTAGATACAGAAAACGAATTGGAATATGAGCTGGCTGCACTTCAACTTATAGGCGATATTCAGGATACGCATGCAAATATTTGGGGAGGAGGGGATAAAATCAATGCGTGGAAAGGGTCAAATTTCCCTCCAGTAAACCTTAGATTTATAGAAGATAAATTAGTAGTCGCAGATTTTTATAATGAAGAACATATAGAAAATACTGGTTTAAAAGTTGGCGATATAATCACCAAAATAAATGGAAGACCTATAAAAGAAATCGTAAATGAAAAATCGAAATATTATCCTGCTTCAAATGAGGCTGCAAGATTAAGAAATATTTCAATCGATATTTTACGTTCAAATGATGATGAAGTAAAAATTGATTTCATATCCGAAGGCGCTAAAGAAAATGCGACAAGTCTTAAACTCTACCCAAAAGATAGTCTTGATTATTTTACCTGGTTCAGAAAAAACTATAACAAGTCTTATCGGAAACTAGAAAACGACATTGGCTATGTTACACTTGCTACCATAAAACAAGAAGACATCGAAAATATCAAGAAAGATTTTAAGAACAGCAAGGGTATAATTATTGACATTCGAAATTACCCATCCACTTTCGTGCCCTTTAGTCTAGGCTCCTTTTTTGTTTCTTCTTCAACACCATTTGTAAAATTCACCATAGGAAATATCAATAACCCTGGTGAATTCTCATTTACAAAAAATTTGGAAATCCCTAGCACGGGTAAATCATACAAAGGCAAGTTGGTGGTACTGATTAATGAGTTTTCGCAAAGTCAGGCAGAATATACTGCCATGGCATTCCGAGCTGGTGACAATACGACAGTTATTGGAAGTACTACAGCAGGAGCAGATGGAAATGTATCTTCATTATTTTTGCCCGGTGGACTTAAAACAATGATTTCTGGTATTGGAGTATATTATCCAAATAGAGAAGAAACACAACGTATCGGAATTGTGCCGGACATTGAGGTAAAACCAACCATTGAAGGCATTAAAGCAGGCCGAGACGAATTGCTGGAAAGAGCCATAGAAATTATTAGCGAGGATTAA